A genomic segment from Aspergillus puulaauensis MK2 DNA, chromosome 1, nearly complete sequence encodes:
- a CDS encoding putative MFS transporter (COG:G;~EggNog:ENOG410PGZ4;~InterPro:IPR020846,IPR011701,IPR036259;~PFAM:PF07690;~TransMembrane:12 (i24-48o60-80i92-111o117-138i150-175o181-200i233-255o282-303i324-343o349-373i394-412o418-438i);~go_function: GO:0022857 - transmembrane transporter activity [Evidence IEA];~go_process: GO:0055085 - transmembrane transport [Evidence IEA]): MSDSDDFRETDADQYERFPPYRKAIIVAILSFCAALSPMSSTSVLPAVPEVAATYNTTGSVINASNAVYLVFMGLAGPFWGPLSQIWGRRPICLVTAFLFFAFSVGTALAPNLPAFYVFRLLTAFQGTSFLVVGSSAVGDVYEPRARATALGWFLSGNMIGPAFGPFIGGVIATFSSWRAIFWLQSAMGGFGTLMVFFFLPETYPHPSKGDLVGQTPAEKAKLLWHKVNPFRVAGLLLSYPNLLFAALATSALVWNQYSLLTPIRYVLNPRFNLTTPLESGLLYIAPGGGYLIGTLLGGRWADYIVRSWIHKRGERVPEDRLKSCLPFMLVILPACMLVYGWTVQQRSGGMAVPIVVMVLQGIAQLFAIPSLNTYCLDVMQPKGRSAEAVAGNYMLRYAFAAVGSGAVLPAVEAIGVGWFSTISAGFLFASGLGVWATSTFGTKWRERVDSSD, from the exons ATGTCCGACTCGGACGACTTTCGAGAGACGGATGCCGACCAGTATGAGCGCTTTCCACCGTATAGAAaggccatcatcgtcgccatcctcTCATTCTGTGCAGCCCTCTCTCCCATGTCGTCGACATCAGTCCTGCCTGCTGTCCCGGAAGTGGCTGCAACGTACAACACCACCGGCAGTGTGATCAACGCCAGCAACGCCGTCTATCTCGTATTCATGGGGCTCGCAGGACCGTTCTGGGGACCATTGAGTCAGATCTGGGGGCGCCGTCCG ATCTGTCTTGTGACtgctttcctcttcttcgcattCAGTGTTGGGACTGCACTGGCTCCGAATCTCCCTGCATTCTATGTCTTCCGTCTTTTGACAGCCTTCCAGGGGACTTCATTCCTGGTCGTGGGCAGTTCTGCAGTTGGCGACGTATATGAGCCTCGAGCCCGTGCAACAGCCCTGGGCTGGTTTCTGTCTGGCAACATGATCGGACCGGCTTTTGGCCCTTTTATCGGA GGGGTTATAGCGACGTTCAGCTCCTGGCGTGCCATTTTCTGGCTCCAGTCCGCCATGGGGGGATTTGGTACTTTaatggtcttcttcttcctacCAGAGACATATCCACACCCATCCAAAGGAGACCTTGTCGGACAGACCCCAGCAGAGAAAGCGAAGTTACTTTGGCACAAAGTAAACCCATTTCGTGTTGCTGGGCTTTTACTCTCGTATCCAAACTTGCTTTTCGCCGCCCTAGCTACCAGCGCTCTCGTTTGGAATCAGTATTCTCTGTTAACGCCCATCCGGTACGTGCTTAACCCGCGGTTCAACCTGACAACGCCTCTAGAGTCTGGGCTGTTGTATATCGCCCCAGGTGGGGGGTATCTCATAGGTACTCTGCTCGGAGGCCGCTGGGCAGACTACATAGTGAGAAGCTGGATCCATAAACGCGGCGAACGCGTCCCAGAAGACAGACTCAAGTCGTGTTTGCCGTTCATGCTGGTTATCCTTCCGGCATGCATGCTTGTCTACGGGTGGACGGTGCAACAACGGTCCGGCGGCATGGCTGTTCCAATAGTGGTCATGGTTCTGCAGGGAATTGCGCAGCTTTTCGCTATACCTAGTTTGAATACGTATTGTCTCGACGTGATGCAGCCGAAGGGGCGCAGTGCTGAGGCTGTCGCTGGTAACTACATGCTCCGGTATGCCTTTGCAGCCGTTGGATCTGGGGCTGTTCTCCCTGCTGTTGAAGCTATAGGGGTTGGTTGGTTCAGTACGATCAGTGCAGGCTTCCTCTTTGCCTCTGGGCTTGGTGTCTGGGCGACCTCAACATTTGGGACAAAGTGGCGTGAACGTGTTGATTCATCCGACTAG
- a CDS encoding uncharacterized protein (COG:Q;~EggNog:ENOG410PPEZ;~InterPro:IPR036291,IPR002347;~PFAM:PF00106,PF13561;~TransMembrane:1 (o6-24i);~go_process: GO:0055114 - oxidation-reduction process [Evidence IEA]) — MSSQPVIVIIGCGGMGLAIARHLGSGSRLVLSDFSQAQLDSAAQTLRHEGHDIETVQADISNESAVQNLAERAGRLGVVRVIAHTAGLSPAQSPPDAIYKVDLLGVAHVIDAFLPVAVSGTSLVIIASLAGHNAQGHLSAELERHLATAPTSDLLNHADLEHVDSASAESGPRFTAYGISKRGNILRVQASAAAWGSKGARINTVSPGLILTPMGHAELSGPMGEHMHDRIGKNPVARVGTASDVANAVSFLSSPEASFITGTDILVDGGWGVSARWESRI, encoded by the coding sequence ATGTCCTCCCAACCTGTGATTGTGATTATCGGATGCGGAGGCATGGGCCTTGCCATTGCCCGGCATCTGGGCAGTGGTTCTCGTCTCGTCCTGTCCGACTTTTCCCAAGCCCAGCTCGACTCCGCTGCACAGACCTTACGGCACGAAGGCCACGACATCGAGACGGTGCAAGCGGACATTTCCAACGAAAGCGCCGTCCAGAATCTCGCCGAGAGGGCCGGGCGTCTTGGCGTGGTTAGGGTCATCGCCCATACCGCCGGGCTGTCGCCTGCACAGTCGCCGCCGGATGCGATTTACAAGGTCGACCTGCTAGGAGTGGCGCATGTCATCGACGCCTTCCTCCCCGTCGCAGTCAGCGGTACATCTCTAGTGATCATCGCCAGTCTCGCCGGACACAACGCCCAGGGACATCTATCCGCCGAACTCGAGCGACATCTGGCCACTGCTCCCACCAGCGATCTGCTAAATCACGCCGATCTCGAACATGTCGACTCTGCGTCCGCCGAGTCAGGGCCCCGGTTTACGGCATACGGCATCTCGAAGCGCGGGAATATTCTCCGCGTGCAagcatctgcagcagccTGGGGCAGCAAAGGAGCACGCATCAACACCGTTAGTCCAGGGTTGATACTCACCCCGATGGGCCACGCGGAGCTTTCAGGGCCAATGGGCGAGCATATGCATGACAGGATTGGGAAGAACCCGGTCGCGCGCGTAGGCACGGCTTCTGATGTTGCGAATGCGGTGTCGTTTCTATCCAGTCCTGAGGCGTCGTTCATTACTGGGACTGATATCCTGGTTGATGGGGGGTGGGGGGTTTCGGCTCGATGGGAGAGCAGAATATAG
- a CDS encoding uncharacterized protein (COG:V;~EggNog:ENOG410PMUF;~InterPro:IPR036291,IPR002225;~PFAM:PF01073,PF13460,PF08659,PF01370;~go_function: GO:0003854 - 3-beta-hydroxy-delta5-steroid dehydrogenase activity [Evidence IEA];~go_function: GO:0016616 - oxidoreductase activity, acting on the CH-OH group of donors, NAD or NADP as acceptor [Evidence IEA];~go_process: GO:0006694 - steroid biosynthetic process [Evidence IEA];~go_process: GO:0055114 - oxidation-reduction process [Evidence IEA]): MQQSYVLVTGATGLIGAHVVDKLLQSGTRVRIVVRSKEKADVFLASRREHSDKLDVVFIQDLTDPGAFDSAVQDVTGVIHLASPLRYDCEDNEQALIIPAIQGVRSILRASLNSQVKRVVLTSSFGSVMDLSRPEEAPWKYTSDDWNPITYAEATSPHASAREAYRGSKTLAEQEAWKLMSEENPRFDLVTLCPSMVFGPLARSPRSLDDLNESNKMLWNVASGSVSEELPPCQFNFWIDVRNLADIHIQALRTPAAGGKRYIPVAREPFTYQIASGIMQGKLPYLQGKIPTGMQAIKRHIEVDQGPIVRDFPGIEYTPFKETVSDFVGQFGPFLKDRT, encoded by the exons ATGCAACAGTC ATACGTCTTGGTTACTGGCGCAACGGGCTTGATCGGAGCCCACGTAGTGGACAAACTCCTTCAATCGGGAACCCGGGTAAGGATCGTGGTCAGGTCGAAGGAGAAGGCCGATGTGTTCCTTGCGAGCAGGAGAGAGCACAGCGACAAGCTGGACGTGGTTTTCATACAAGATCTGACGGACCCGGGGGCGTTTGACAGCGCTGTACAAGATGTAACAGGAGTCATCCACCTGGCAAGT CCTCTCAGATACGACTGCGAAGACAACGAGCAAGCCTTGATCATCCCTGCAATTCAGGGGGTCCGCTCTATCCTTCGCGCGAGCTTGAATTCTCAGGTCAAACGCGTTGTCCTCACGTCCTCCTTTGGATCTGTGATGGATCTGTCTAGGCCCGAGGAGGCACCCTGGAAATACACCTCCGACGATTGGAATCCCATTACGTACGCTGAGGCCACATCGCCACACGCATCGGCGCGCGAGGCATACAGAGGGTCCAAGACACTCGCAGAACAGGAAGCCTGGAAGCTCATGAGCGAAGAAAACCCGCGATTCGACCTGGTAACGCTTTGCCCGTCCATGGTGTTTGGGCCATTGGCACGAAGTCCTCGATCGTTGGACGACCTGAACGAGTCCAACAAGATGCTGTGGAATGTAGCCAGTGGATCTGTCTCCGAGGAGCTTCCCCCCTGCCAGTTCAATTTCTGGATTGACGTTCGCAACTTGGCAGACATTCATATACAGGCTCTCCGTACGCCGGCCGCTGGGGGGAAGAGGTACATTCCAGTGGCAAGGGAGCCCTTTACATACCAAATAGCTTCGGGTATTATGCAAGGCAAGTTGCCATATCTACAGGGAAAGATTCCGACGGGGATGCAGGCTATCAAAAGGCATATTGAAGTCGATCAGGGGCCGATAGTAAGGGACTTTCCCGGCATCGAGTATACGCCGTTTAAGGAAACAGTCTCTGATTTTGTCGGTCAGTTCGGGCCATTCCTGAAGGATCGCACTTGA
- a CDS encoding uncharacterized protein (COG:S;~EggNog:ENOG410PUZ8;~InterPro:IPR023213): MGFFTKSKPVPPPRVPTDTVMPASLWDNWEIGRTWCLHYCYRFNDVLDPSQLRISLERLMQIGEWKRLGARMRLNSNGVVEYHIPDRYHERRPGFTFTVTKYDISLEQHQLSGEFPRATAKPSVQGSQEDVMRSLCLHPDHPRTLDDWLYSDRPLLDIHVVAFEDATLVTITFMHLVTGASGMRQILRAWSDVLNGHEDEVGALEGIGDDLLTDHTYESEPNQYVHYNRRLTGFKKLVFLVYALWDWFWLPAAESRLICIPGVYVDGMRDQAIQDISQGAAPGQKSPFISDGDVLLAWTTRTVVKALGASPSRPLSVLNVFNSRATLLQKSASDRTAFITNACLMWPTFLSVGDAINLSLGHLAWQFRTSLTQQRTKAQCQAQLAMKRHGLIETDSAPFCVDPTSVLVGCTNWHRARFYDIDFSSAVRCPKRPLVGHGSRIGRPASILVSTDLTGPGIPNLGNVFGKDGDGNWWLTWSLSNQAWPAFQQELESLGTENDRR, from the exons ATGGGCTTCTTcaccaaatccaaaccaGTTCCACCTCCCAGGGTTCCGACAGACACAGTGATGCCGGCCTCGCTGTGGGATAACTGGGAGATAGGGCGCACATGGTGTTTGCATTATTGCTACCGATTCAACGACGTCCTGGACCCGAGTCAGCTCCGGATCTCGCTCGAGCGGCTAATGCAGATAGGGGAGTGGAAGAGACTTGGTGCACGGATGCGACTGAAT AGTAATGGGGTGGTAGAATACCATATCCCCGATAGATACCATGAACGCAGGCCGGGTTTTACCTTTACCGTTACCAAATATGATATCTCGCTTGAACAGCATCAGCTATCAGGGGAGTTCCCCAGGGCCACAGCGAAGCCAAGTGTGCAGGGAAGCCAGGAGGACGTTATGAGATCGTTATGTCTGCATCCAGATCACCCCCGGACGCTGGACGACTGGTTGTATTCTGATCGGCCACTTCTCGATATTCACGTCGTTGCCTTTGAGGATGCAACGCTGGTGACGATAACATTCATGCACCTTGTCACAGGCGCCTCCGGTATGCGTCAGATTCTTCGCGCGTGGTCGGATGTCTTGAATGGACACGAGGACGAAGTCGGTGCACTGGAAGGTATTGGGGATGATCTACTGACAGACCATACCTATGAATCTGAGCCTAACCAGTACGTGCATTATAACAGAAGACTAACGGGTTTCAAAAAGTTGGTTTTTTTGGTCTATGCATTGTGGGACTGGTTCTGGCTTCCTGCCGCGGAGTCTCGTCTCATCTGCATCCCCGGTGTGTATGTGGACGGAATGCGGGACCAGGCCATTCAGGATATATCGCAAGGAGCAGCGCCAGGACAGAAATCACCATTTATAAGTGATGGAGACGTCCTGTTGGCCTGGACCACCCGCACAGTTGTCAAAGCTCTTGGAGCGTCCCCCAGCCGGCCACTCTCGGTATTGAACGTATTCAATTCGCGCGCGACACTACTCCAGAAGTCTGCGTCCGATAGAACTGCCTTCATCACAAATGCTTGCTTGATGTGGCCAACATTTCTCTCAGTGGGAGACGCAATAAACCTCTCGCTGGGCCACCTGGCCTGGCAGTTCCGCACTTCGTTGACCCAACAGCGCACGAAAGCCCAATGCCAGGCGCAGCTTGCTATGAAACGCCACGGCTTGATCGAGACTGACTCAGCTCCTTTCTGTGTGGATCCGACTTCCGTTCTAGTGGGTTGTACGAATTGGCACAGGGCTCGGTTTTACGACATTGACTTCTCCTCGGCGGTGCGCTGTCCGAAGAGGCCTTTGGTGGGTCATGGTAGCAGGATCGGGAGGCCAGCATCAATCCTTGTGAGTACAGATCTGACAGGCCCCGGGATTCCTAATTTGGGAAACGTATTTGGcaaggatggagatgggaatTGGTGGCTCACTTGGAGCTTGAGCAATCAGGCATGGCCAGCGTTCCAGCAGGAGTTGGAAAGCCTGGGAACGGAGAACGATCGTCGATAG
- a CDS encoding uncharacterized protein (COG:S;~EggNog:ENOG410PPPK;~TransMembrane:5 (o75-94i143-165o185-203i232-251o257-277i)), translated as MGETMPTVAGGSPTLSQQTTTKIVTLERSRRGKYRAVGHAALKNNLLAGVGYLELANAGDFAANVWNEIPVPRHAMILMAIGGPIALFVSLVAVRDFCLSWKNVSLLYAERQALLSLPSTDGKTSAALGVNTRELGTESIDRMFMDLLMGFGALLVGTGTIMAIWGADHRVFLASNLLSGFVGNGFAAVFGLVNACWSGYLVYRFQVRYSACRSDPAVETVRPKLRQRVRKFQWHAGTNGVNGVVAGMAAMVTAKMWWGYVVLIPTIVAMIAGNLYWKAKLGYDRPIMIDPDLTSIEEKDGVEDDAVGDALDCLASIEAAQSRLPDLAETGSLGIILAFLEQKQMLEYFLVWIARKWPDHRFFAPLETISLSRDDLENGTEDEIARMEQECRQFLREQARPLLEHRERYLLELVGEAVWNQRV; from the coding sequence ATGGGCGAGACTATGCCGACCGTGGCTGGGGGCTCGCCAACTCTTTCCCAGCAAACAACCACAAAAATAGTCACTCTCGAGCGATCTCGACGAGGGAAATACCGCGCGGTCGGCCATGCAGCGCTCAAAAACAATCTCCTCGCAGGGGTGGGCTATCTCGAACTCGCCAACGCGGGCGACTTTGCGGCCAACGTCTGGAACGAGATCCCCGTTCCTCGCCATGCGATGATCCTGATGGCCATCGGTGGTCCTATTGCTCTTTTTGTCTCTCTGGTCGCCGTTCGCGACTTTTGTCTCAGCTGGAAAAACGTCTCCCTGCTCTACGCCGAACGGCAGGCGCTGCTTTCCCTTCCCAGCACAGACGGCAAGACTTCTGCCGCACTGGGAGTCAACACGCGCGAGCTCGGCACAGAATCCATTGATCGCATGTTTATGGATCTTCTCATGGGCTTCGGCGCCCTGCTGGTCGGAACGGGCACTATCATGGCCATTTGGGGCGCTGACCACCGCGTCTTCTTAGCCAGCAATCTCCTCTCTGGCTTCGTTGGGAACGGATTCGCAGCAGTGTTTGGACTGGTTAATGCATGCTGGTCTGGGTATCTGGTCTACCGGTTCCAGGTTCGATATTCAGCCTGTCGGTCTGATCCGGCCGTCGAGACGGTGCGACCGAAGCTACGACAGCGGGTCAGGAAATTCCAGTGGCACGCAGGGACCAACGGCGTCAATGGAGTCGTTGCAGGAATGGCAGCGATGGTGACGGCCAAGATGTGGTGGGGATACGTTGTCCTCATCCCGACTATTGTGGCCATGATTGCAGGCAATCTCTACTGGAAGGCAAAGCTGGGGTACGACCGACCGATCATGATCGATCCTGATCTTACAAGcatcgaagagaaagacggaGTCGAAGACGATGCAGTGGGCGATGCCCTGGACTGTCTGGCCTCGATCGAAGCAGCACAGTCCCGACTTCCCGATCTTGCAGAGACGGGTTCTCTAGGGATAATCCTGGCATTTCTCGAACAGAAGCAGATGCTCGAGTATTTCCTTGTCTGGATCGCCCGGAAGTGGCCAGACCATCGCTTCTTTGCCCCGTTAGAGACCATCAGCCTCTCGCGCGACGACTTGGAGAATGGGACAGAGGACGAGATCGCCCGAATGGAACAAGAATGTCGACAGTTCCTGCGCGAGCAGGCGAGACCGCTGTTGGAGCACCGAGAGCGATATCTGCTGGAGTTGGTGGGCGAGGCTGTGTGGAATCAAAGAGTATAG
- a CDS encoding homeobox domain-containing protein (COG:K;~EggNog:ENOG410PUGU;~InterPro:IPR008422,IPR001356,IPR009057,IPR013087;~PFAM:PF00046,PF05920;~go_function: GO:0003677 - DNA binding [Evidence IEA];~go_process: GO:0006355 - regulation of transcription, DNA-templated [Evidence IEA]), producing the protein MDGPNHGLHGADWSTSEHCESGPSTSCSAAQPQSIDESSNAALHKYKYLEDLFPNDNSLEDTLNFTSRGPGAPWDDHDSFLPQGAWRPPEPCTYCRRMRLQCFSLQTTDANPNPVTSCSSCVALFRQCSLAERHKRQPHHYETNRPVIDQLHGIREDDFFLGGSTDCVDFGESEVVSLHINNESPRPSSRQANERAGTHSRSVKRTRPLREWLACNAANPYPTKAEKADLEKQTGLTKTQINNWFLNARRRQRHSDKVVAQRKTFLPQGSPMPSSSPLSMMSPLDRWRCSPPEDEPITISPALLETAFNDSFYADSTPVSANGYASSSISGDSWLHSQPQSLYTSSNPDSTSGYCHSNDSNSNLYSLGTSNDAFTLPPRASTNQAPTAISNQSFQCTFCSRKFKKRFDWRRHELSVHMPKLDSWVCAVPLAPNESFLIWRTGQDSPECIFCGHASPTEDHFQSHEFENCSQGPASGRVFSRKDHLWQHLYKFHGCRKWDGWAPDLGSLKKNSDAVNSRCGFCGVALLSWKEREQHMADHFLQGLTMASWTGGDNGGVEAVT; encoded by the coding sequence ATGGATGGGCCCAACCACGGGCTCCACGGGGCAGACTGGTCTACATCAGAACATTGTGAATCAGGGCCTTCAACAAGCTGTTCTGCTGCTCAACCGCAATCAATCGATGAATCCTCCAATGCCGCTCTACACAAATATAAGTATTTGGAAGACCTATTTCCCAATGATAATTCGCTGGAGGATACCTTGAACTTCACCTCTCGGGGTCCAGGCGCACCCTGGGACGACCATGACTCCTTTCTTCCCCAGGGCGCCTGGAGGCCGCCGGAGCCGTGCACGTACTGCCGCCGCATGCGCCTGCAATGCTTCTCACTGCAGACCACAGATGCCAATCCAAACCCAGTCAcctcctgctccagctgcGTAGCTCTTTTCCGGCAATGCAGTCTCGCAGAACGACACAAGCGGCAGCCGCACCACTACGAGACAAATCGGCCGGTGATTGACCAGTTACACGGTATCAGGGAGGACGACTTCTTTCTTGGTGGGAGCACCGACTGTGTTGATTTCGGCGAATCTGAAGTAGTTTCACTGCATATCAACAACGAGTCACCTAGGCCATCGTCAAGGCAGGCGAACGAGAGAGCTGGTACTCATTCTCGCTCCGTCAAGCGAACACGGCCGTTGAGAGAATGGCTGGCGTGCAATGCCGCCAATCCATATCCAACAAAGGCAGAAAAGGCCgacctggagaagcagaCCGGTCTGACAAAAACTCAAATTAACAACTGGTTTCTCAATGCCCGACGGCGGCAGCGTCATTCAGACAAGGTTGTCGCTCAACGCAAGACCTTCTTACCACAGGGATCACCAATGCCTAGTTCTTCCCCATTGAGCATGATGTCCCCACTGGATCGCTGGCGATGTTCGCCGCCGGAGGACGAGCCCATAACGATATCTCCTGCCTTGCTGGAGACCGCATTTAATGACAGCTTCTATGCGGACTCAACGCCAGTCAGTGCAAATGGCTACGCATCGTCGTCTATCAGCGGAGACTCTTGGCTTCACAGTCAACCCCAGTCGTTATATACTTCCTCAAATCCAGATTCGACGAGCGGTTACTGCCATTCAAATGACAGTAACTCCAACCTCTACAGTCTGGGTACAAGCAATGACGCCTTCACCCTGCCTCCCAGAGCTTCGACTAACCAAGCCCCCACTGCCATATCCAACCAAAGCTTTCAGTGCACCTTTTGCTCTCGGAAGTTTAAGAAACGATTCGACTGGAGACGCCACGAGCTAAGCGTGCACATGCCCAAACTCGACTCCTGGGTCTGTGCGGTCCCTCTAGCCCCGAACGAATCTTTCCTGATCTGGCGCACTGGCCAAGATAGTCCGGAGTGCATATTCTGTGGCCACGCATCACCTACTGAGGACCACTTTCAATCGCACGAATTCGAGAATTGTTCCCAAGGCCCCGCTAGTGGGCGAGTATTCAGCCGCAAGGACCACTTGTGGCAGCACCTGTACAAGTTCCATGGCTGTCGCAAGTGGGACGGGTGGGCACCGGATTTGGGGTCTCTGAAGAAGAACTCTGATGCCGTTAACAGCCGCTGTGGATTCTGTGGCGTGGCTCTTCTTAGTTGGAAAGAGAGGGAGCAGCATATGGCAGATCATTTCCTCCAGGGGTTGACAATGGCCAGCTGGACGGGGGGTGACAATGGGGGAGTGGAAGCAGTCACGTAG
- a CDS encoding glutathione S-transferase family protein (COG:O;~EggNog:ENOG410PRGX;~InterPro:IPR036249,IPR040079,IPR036282,IPR010987, IPR004045,IPR004046;~PFAM:PF00043,PF14497,PF13417,PF13410,PF02798;~go_function: GO:0005515 - protein binding [Evidence IEA];~go_process: GO:0006749 - glutathione metabolic process [Evidence IEA]), with protein MSLGKLYTYPKAPRSTMVVFVAKYLKLDVEICNAFPIKVYPEKGGVGEEYLAKFHTGKVPAFETTDGFCVYESNAVAWFLSHQDPKSTLHGSNLREETTILRWASFTNYELLPPIMAWIQPIIGRAPSSPEILEKAEQGCELTIRAIEKEIKGKQFLVGDTLTLADLFVVSGLARGYQYVFTKSWAEKHPIVHEYYMRIRNDKDGIFDSILGPNVIKEVASGTYPDYDGL; from the exons ATGTCACTCGGAAAATTGTATACCTACCCCAAGGCCCCTCGGTCAACCATGGTGGTGTTCGTCGCCAAGTACCTCAAGCTCGACGTCGAAATCTGCAACGCCTTCCCGATCAAGGTCTATCCCGAGAAAGGGGGTGTCGGAGAGGAGTATTTAGCCAAATTCCATACTGGAAAGGTCCCTGCGTTCGAGACTACCGACGGTTTCTGTGTCTATGAGAGTAATGCCGTTGCTTGGTTCC TCTCTCATCAGGACCCGAAGAGTACACTGCACGGCTCAAACCTACGAGAGGAGACAACGATTCTGCGATGGGCGTCTTTTACTAACTATGAGCTCCTGCCGCCCATTATGGCCTGGATCCAGCCTATCATTGGGAGAGCACCATCCAGCCCCGAGATCCTAGAGAAGGCCGAGCAGGGCTGTGAACTCACCATCCGCGCCATCGAGAAGGAAATCAAGGGAAAACAGTTTCTGGTTGGGGACACCCTGACTTTGGCTGATTTGTTTGTTGTCTCGGGGTTGGCGAGAGGGTACCAATAC GTCTTCACGAAGTCATGGGCAGAGAAGCATCCCATCGTCCACGAGTATTACATGCGTATCCGCAACGACAAGGATGGGATCTTTGACAGTATCCTCGGGCCTAATGTGATCAAGGAGGTGGCTAGTGGGACTTATCCTGACTACGATGGGCTGTAG